The DNA region GCCTGCACAGCTTGCCGCTTCTTCCCGCAAATCTGCCAGATCCCTTCAAGCGTAAAATCAATAATGGCGGGCTCGGATGAGACGCTGTCCACCCACTTACGGAACAGATTTACCGTGTTCTCCCCGGGTTCCAACGGATTGATCAGTGTCAGATCTGTCACCTCCGAAGGATTGCCTCCATGGGCACGAACCGTTGTGCTGCTATGTGACGCGTACTGCTTCCACGCACTGCTGTTCTTGACTCCGGCATCCAGACTGCCACTGCTGAACAGTGCCTCGTACTGTGCCTTCATCATGGCGGAGATTTCCTGCACATTGGATAGGCCTTCCACACTTACAGCGGTGTAAAATTGCAGTGAACCGCCAAGTACGATTTTATTGGTAAAATACATGCCAAAGTCATTGAAGAAGCTGCTGAACACGTCCAAATTTTCATCCGACAGCTCATACGGCAATTCGTTCAGTCGTTCGTTAAATTCATCGGATAGAAAACGGGCGTCATACTGGAATTGCAGCGTTGCCGCTTCAGCGTAAAAATTCCGGTAGGCGTAGGCATACTGGCTGTTCTTGTTGAATTCACCCGAGTAATCAAGAGCCATCTCCCCGCTGAACGCACCATAGCTTCCCTGTATGCCTACATGAGCAGCCAGACTGTTCTGTACTTCTTCACGTGTTCGGAACGCGCCGCCTTCATCATAGGTTTCCGTATCCTGAATCAGGTTCACATATTCGGGAACCTCATAGTCTTTCCCCAGAAAGGTAACCGTCTTGACCGCGGCCTTGGCCGGAGAAACCAGCAATTTGATAAACGAGGATACGTCACGTGTACCATAAATATTCATTCCCTGGGCAAGTGCGTTTGCTTGTGACATTATCGGGGTCTGTTCTGTGTTTTCAATTTTCCCCATGTGGATAATCCTCCTCTGTATTCACATGATTCGTTCACGCTCTTATTTCAGCGTAACTTCAAAGTATTGAACATAGTGATCCGATGCAAAATTGTCGGCTTTGCCGGGAATTCCCCTGATCCAGCGAATTCCGTTGCCCGGAGTGGATAGTATATTTCGGCTGACTACATAGTCCAACTTGCCACCGCTGATCTGGGTTTGTTCCGAACCCGCCGTAACGATCCAATCCTGCTTCCAATCCCCTGTTCCCTGATCCAGCTCGGAGGGTTCGCAGTTGAAATCTCCCGCATAGATCCATTGTGACTTTCTAATTTTGGGCAGCATAAGCCGGGTATACCTTGAAGCAAACTTGGGATTTGAGGAAGGAGCATGCTGGGAGTAGATATACAACCCTCCCGTATGGGCTATCTCCATACCTACAACAGAACGAAGTCCAGATTGACGCGGTGGCGGGAAGATGGCTTCCACATTCCCGGTTGCCAGATCCGCTCGGGTCACAATGGCCAGATTGGTCCGATTGTTATCGACCTCCGCCTCGTAGTAGACCACAAACATTACCTGCCTTGAACTAAAACGGATATCTCCGGCGGATACGGATGATTTGGGACTAATGGGTCTCAATTGTTTGAACTCATCAAGCTTGCCGCACTCCTGTAGACAAATGACCGGATTTTCGACAGCTCCGGAAAATAACCAGTTCTTCAGCGCGCTCATTTTATTGCCCATTTTATCCGGGTCTTTGGAGTCCTTTCCTTGCATATTCCATGTCAAAAGGGATAGCTTCAATGCGTTTTTCCCTCCAATCTCTGCAATTCCTGGTCAAACAGTTGTTTCCATCGCTTTGCGATTTCCTGCCACCTCCATTCCGGAGAAGTTGCGTATTGATAGGCCTGCCAGGATCGGTCTTCCAGATAAACAGGGGAGGTATACAATTCCTCCAGAACTTGGGCAGTTGCCTTGGCAGATACCACGGGCATGTTTCCTGTCTCTGGCTTGGAAGGAATACAGATTCCTTCCGCCCGCCACAATTCTCCGCAGGCACTATGATCCGGCACCACCTGGGCTGCCCCGGTGGCCGCATGTTCAAAAGCAACGAGTCCCCATCCTTCGCCACTGCTGGTGTTTAGCCCCACATCAGCTGAGTTGTATATAAGGTTCAGATCGATTTCGTTCGTACGCGGCCTTTGCCTGGCACGGGTTGTTGTCAATAGTCGGTCCATAATGCCGTACTCGCTCGCCAGTTTGAGCACGTCAACACCGCAATCGCGCATCCCCATGTGCAAATAGAGATAGACATCCGGCTTGCCCTGAGCAAACTCGGCAAAAGCCTCAAGGGTAATATCCACCCTTTTTCGCTGTCCGTTACGATTGGCATTCAGTACAATGAATGCGTCCTGCAGCTCCGGTCGATCTGGAAACATGAACTTCCGTGCATGACGTCTTTCTCTTGTCAGCCCTTGCTTCTGAAGCGGCTGGGACGTCAAAGGGTAGAACTGCGATGTCTCCACCCCATGAGGAAGAATGTACATCCGCGGGCTTCCGACATGTACGCCCCTACTCCTCTCTTGTTCAAAGGCCTGGGATACCATATTGAATCCAAAATGGGTGTAAGTGACTACTACATTGGCATAACTCAATGCCTTCAATCGGGATGAATCCACCGGGGTATCGATCGGACAGTATACAACCGTGATTCCCTCATAATGCCGAAATGCTTCTTCATGCAGTTCATAAAAGCCAAAATCATCGCACATCAGCACCAGATCAGGCCGATATTTACGTAATAGCCCCGGCAATTGCAAGCAGCCGTACTTGTCACCCAGCATCTGATTGATTTCCAGCTTCCATGTGGTATCGCGTGACACATCACCATAGTCACTGATGGCAAAGTAGACCAGATCAAAATCATCCTTCAGGTAACCAGCCAGGCTCTCCAGAACCCGGGCATAACCGGTAGCGTTCCCGCCTTGCCCAACGACGAGCACCCGTGGCTTATCCAAATCTGCATCCCTTAAAAGATACCCATATGTCATGGACACCCCCCTTTCCGTATCACCTTTCTGTATCACTTGAAAAGTAGCACACCAATCATCCAGAAAGAGAATAACACAGGCGTCCATTCACCGCGTCTACCTCCAGTTAGATACCAAAAGAGCCCATTCTATAACCGCTGTTATAGCGTAAGAGTTTTACTCCCCTCAGGGCTTTTGCTGCCAGGTCGTACATAACAAACCCTGGATCAAGAACAAACCAAAAAGCGATCCCCCACACTAATGGAAGGATCGCTTTTTCAGTTTCTAACTTTGGCTTAGTATTTTAATCCCGCTTGACATCCCAGCTCGCAAGCATGCCTCTCGCCATTTCCATATTAGACTCTTCTCCGGTGATTAACGCAAACCGCGCAACGATCGCCGGGTATGCCGCCCACTGCTCCCGAATATGTTCCAGCATCCGGGGCCACGTCCTTCCCCCTGCCTTCTCATAACGTTTGAGCAAATCCCGCAACCCTTCCTCTTCGAAGAGCGCATAATAGATGACAAAATCCTTCCCTGGGTCGGCAATCTCGGCTTCTGTCCAGTCAATTAACCCGGTTACCCGCTGAGCATCGTCGACGATAATATGCGGCGGATGCAAATCACCATGATTGAACGTTGAGTGCTCAGGCCAATAGCTGTCCGTTGTTAGCCACGCTTCCCACCGACTGGCCAGTTGATCTGGCACCTCAAAGCTTTGTTTAATCTCCTCGATATTGGCTGCAAAAGCTTCACGAGCTTCTGTAGGCGTCTTGCTGCGCACTCCGCCCTTTACCGCCTCATCAGGATCAATGTTATGCAATGCGACTAGTGAAGCAGCGAGCGAATCGAAAAAGTCATCCGATAAGCTTTCCTGTGGAAATCGCCATGCGTACCCTCCCCCTGCCGGATCGACGACCGCAATCGGTTCTCCATCAAGTAAAGGATAGGCGATCAGTTCCGGCGTAAAGATCCGCCATTCTGGTACCTCTACCGGCAAACACCCTTTTACAACATCCAGCACCTTGCGCTCATTTTCAGCCCGTTCCCATACATCCTCGCGCCGTGGCTGGCGCAGTATCCACTGTTGTCCCTGTTTATCAGTGGCAAACGCCACACGAAAGTCCATACCGGACTCATTGATTTTCATCGATTTCCCAGCAATCTGAAGCCCGTTCTGTTCAGCTAAAGACGATAGTTCTTTTTGAAATTCCAAATGCTCATTCACGTTCGATTTTGTCATCTCAGGTACTCCCCTTTTCCTCAATAAAATAAAAAACACAGACATCCATGCCTGTGCAGTACATTTCGGATATTAGGTATACCTGAATGCTCGCAGAAAAATAGTAGTACATCAAAGAACCACTCTTGGAGAGCGTTCTTTAACGACTAGCGGCATACGTGTTAATCAGGCAAACCAATCCCGATGAGCTGCACACAGGCAGTAAAACAGCAAGCGCAAACAAACGTTTCGCCATACTATCTCAATCGGAAAAAATTTGCCACACGTATCCCTCCGTTCCGTAAGTTACCCACATGTTAACATATTCCATTTCCCGGTTCCAGATTAAATGGAGGTATTTTTTTATTTTTTCAACGATGTGCAGGAACTTTGGTAGCTCAGAAACCGTCATACGTATAAATACATAAAAAATGGAGGAGGTGAGCAACGAATGTCTATTGTACGAAAATTACTCCCTTTTTCGCTGATTTTGCTTTTGCTAACGATAGGGTGTTCAGAAGAAGTCGCGGAAAAGGAGGAGGGGAAAGCTCATGTTAGCGGGGTGATTACGAAATTTAATGAAGAAAAGGGGCAGGTCCTCATCGATAATGAAGAAGATCGCGGTGATAAATTAAGACCCATCTGGATTTCACTGCAAACTAATGCCGAACTCATCATCAATGGCGAGACTGTCACTGTCCCTTTGGATGGAACATTGGTTGGACGCAGAGCTGAAGTGTGGACAGGTCCGTCTATCGCCAAATCTTCTCCCCCGCAAACCACAGCCTTGAAGATGGTTATTCATTAATAGAAAGCATAATAACCGATACATTTCGTTTCACGTGGAACGCTCTGATACACCTTCATTTTCAGAAGTAATGGCTTTCATAGAGGGACAGCGGCAGACCTTAGCCCCGAAAAGTGACAATAATCTTGTTGCTCACTGCAATTACTCCGTTAGCGCACCTATATATAGAGTATAATGAAGAGGTATACGATAAATGTACGGTGCAATGCTTATATGTAAGCATATCGCAAAATGCGATTCCAAACGCCCCTGTATTCAAAACTAACGTAAAAGAGGTTAACGATGAGTAAGCAACAATTTAAAGATTATGGACTTGGCGAAGAAATCGTAAAAGCGCTGGATAGCCTGGGCTATGAAACCCCAACGGAGGTTCAAACCAATGTTATTCCAGTCGCCCTTGAAAATAAAGATCTTGTGGTCAAATCCCAAACAGGCAGCGGGAAAACAGCCGCCTACGGCATTCCAGTCTGTGAGCTGGTAGATTGGAACGAAAATAAACCCCAGGCTTTGATACTCACGCCAACCCGCGAGCTGGCTTTGCAAGTCAACGAAGACATTACCAATATCGGACGCTTTAAGCGTATTAAAGCAACCCCATTATACGGACAGTCTCCTTTTCATGTTCAAAAAGCCGAGTTAAAACAAAGAACACATGTCGCTGTAGGCACACCTGGACGGGTACTGGACCATATCGAACGCGGCACCCTGCCGCTGGATCGGATCTCTTACCTTGTCATTGACGAGGCGGATGAGATGCTGAATATGGGCTTCATCGAGACGGTACAATCCATTATTCAAGCACTGCCTAGCGAGCGAGTGACGATGTTATTTTCCGCGACGTTCCCTGAAGATGTAGCCAAGCTGTCACGCAAATACATGAACAATCCGGTCGAGATTGAGATCAAGGCAAGTGGTCTTACCACAGCCACGATTGAACATGCCGTGATTCACGTGCCAGAGGTGAACAAAACGGCGCTGCTTCAAGACCTGTTTATTGTTGAAAATCCAGATAGCTGTATCGTGTTCTGTCGTACGCAGGAGAACGTGGATAAACTGTTCCGGGTCATGGCTGATCTCGATTATCCAGCGGATCGCATCCACGGAGGCATGGAACAAGATGAGCGCATCGAAGTGATGAATGCATTCAGAAGAGGACAATTCCGTTATCTGATTGCAACGGATGTAGCCGCCCGCGGGATTGATATCACGAATATTACCCATGTCATCAACTACGATATTCCTTTGGAAAAAGAGGGATACGTACACCGTACAGGCCGTACGGGTCGCGCAGGTAAAACAGGTAAAGCCTTTACTTTTGTTACCCCGAAGGATGGCAGACGTCTGGCCGAGATCGAATCGTATATCGGATTTGCAATTCCTGTTGTTAAAGCTCCTTCCGAGGATGCTGTGGACCGTCGCCGGGAAGAGTTCGAGAAGCGTTTGAAGATCGTGCCTGAACGTAAAAAGGACAAGCGTGAACAGTTGAACCAACAGATCATGAAGCTGAACTTCAACGGAGGCAAGAAAAAGAAACTTCGTGCGGTAGACTTCGTGGGCACCATCGCCAAGATTGAAGGCGTCACTGCAGACGACATCGGGATTATTACCATTCTGGATAATGTAACCGATGTGGAAATTCTGAACGGCAAAGGACCACTCGTGCTTGAGGTAATGCAGAATACAACGATCAAGAAAATGCAGCTCAAGGTTCGCAAAGGTCATAAATAGATTTTGAACCCGTGTAAATAGAGTATTATTCAATAAGGGATAGTGGCTTATTTTATAAGTCGACTATCCTCTTTTTTATATATTGAAATGAGATAAAAGCACTCGCTATCGCCGCTATATTCGGGATAAAGTTCCATTTGTTCATCAGGGTACACATTGTTCACTTGTACAAGATTCCATTTTAATTACACTAAATATGTAAACGCTTCATAAAGGACCGATATTAGGAGGTGTGTGTAATGGGCAACAGGAAAGCAGTCTGGATTCTGGTCTTCGCGCTCACGCTAACCATGTTTGGCCTTCATCCCGAACGGACCAGCGCGGCAAGCGTGACGATCACCAACGGTTCCGATTGGCTGGATACTGCAGGCAACCCCATTCAGGCCAATAGCGGAAACATTCTGAAAGTCGGCAGTACGTATTATTGGTACGGCGAGCATGCGGTCAGCGGTAAGTTTGACAGCGTTAATGTCTATACTTCAACCGATCTGAAGAACTGGACGTTCAGCAATGCCATCCTGACCAAGGATTCGGCCACCGAGCTGGCCTCCAGCAAAATCGAACGTCCCAAAGTCATCTACAACGCCGCTACGAAGCAGTATGTGCTATGGGCGCATTACGAGAACGGCACAGATTACAATCTGGGACGGGTGGCGGTAGCAACCAGCAGCACACCAAACGGTAAATTCACGTATGAGGGAAGTTTTCGGCCTTTGGATTACGAGTCACGCGACATGACTGTTTTTGTAGATACAGACGGTACAGGTTATCTGATCACAGCATCCCGCAAGAATGGCGGGGCCAATGATACGATGGCTATTTTCAAAATGAACGCCAGCTATACCGGTGTGGAAGCCTTTGTGGGTTGGCAATTTGAGAATGCCTACCGGGAAGCTCCTGCCGTTGTGAAAAAGGGCAATCGCTACTACCTCTTCACCTCCCAAGCTGCTGGCTGGTATCCGAATCAGGGCGCGTATGCAACCGCATCGTCCATGACAGGCACATGGTCCGCTCTCACACCTTATGGCAATCCATCGGCCTTCGGCTCCCAGATCCATGATATTGCCACCATTACAGGCAGCAGCACCACATCCTATATTTATATGGGCGATCGCTGGAATCCACTCAATCTTGGTGAACATAAACATATCTGGCTTCCTTTAACCTTGAATGATTCAAACGGAACCGCCTCACTGGAATGGTACAAAGAGTGGAATATCGATGCTGTGACAGGCACGGTAACGCCACCTGCTCTTGTTAATCACGCCCAAGGCAAAACAGCTACAGCCATCTCCACAGCCTCCGGCTCATCTGCATCCCATGTCAACGACGGCAACTATCAGACTTCTTGGGCAGCATCGTCCAATACTTGGCCAGCCTGGTGGCAGGTCGATTTCGGCGCACCGAAGACCATTACGGAGATCGATATCTCCTGGTTTATGTATAAAGGCTCGGAAGGCTATTATAAGTACAAAATGGAGATCAGCAATGATGGCGTTAATTACTCCACGCTAGATCGAACCAGCAATACCACCTATGGGTTTACGACCGACGCTGTTCATTTTACCGCCCGTTATGTACGTATCAATATGGTCAACGCTGTTCTGTGGAACAATCCGGGTAACTGGTACACCCCAACCCTGCATGAGGTCAAAATGTTAGGCCCGGCAACACCTGATGCAACGAATTACAGCCGCTTCAGCTCCTTCAATTATCCGGATCGGTACATCCGTCATTCCAACTTCACTGCACGGATCGACACGAACGTCTCACCTGTACTGGATTCCCAGTTCCGCGTTGTACCCGGCTTGGCCAGCTCTACAGGCATCTCACTGGAGTCCATCAATTTTCCGGGCTACTTTCTGAAGCGCAATGCCAGCAACAAAATCGTACTTGAGGCATACACGGATACCCCCGCCTATAAAGGAGATGCCACGTTCCTGAGCAGCCCCGGCTGGGCTGACAGCACCAAAGTATCGCTCCAGTCGTACAGCCAGCCCGGATATTACATCCGGCATTACGACTATGTATTGCAGCTAGATGCCATCAATGCCTCCAGCAGCGCAACGGTGAAGGGTGACGCCACGTTTGGGCGAAGCGATTTTTAAGAGAATGAGCATCTACTTCTCGGGAAAAAGGCCGCTTCTTCAGAACTCACAACTGAAGATGTAGCCTCTTTTGCTGTATAAAATTTGTGATTGGTGCGTACGGAAATATGCAAATGGGGAGTACACAACGTACCCAACACGCAGACTCTATATAACTAAAATATATTTTCTAAAAAAATGATTACTGATTTGAAAATCTGAAGATCAACTTTTCTCCATCATGCGTTTGGTCTTTCAATTCCATATAGTTTCCCTGGGTATAGTCCGATACGGTCTTTCGCCAAAAGTGTTGACCGACTCTATTCTTCTCCGAGGGATTCGTAAATATCTCCCATCTGCCCTGAAATCTCCGGAATACCTCTTTTGCAGCGTTCTCTGCAATCCCCATACCTCTGAATGGCTGCATCAGAAAGAATTCATGTACAAAGAAATCCGTGTCTGCCGAACAATGAGGCGCATTAGCCACAAATACAAAACCTGCTGGTACGCCATCTACTCTAATCAAAAATGTATAGAGAACGTTCGGTTTTTCCCACCATATGTTCTGGACATCATATTGATCTTGCAACGTTTTGTAATCATCACCCATTTCGAAAATCCCATGTTGATTCGGAATGTGTTCTGCATCCAGCCCATAATGTCCAGATAAATCATGAAGGTATAGAGGATACATGTTTTTGATGATGTATGCCTCATGGTTATGCGCTATCTGCACGTCAATTTTCAAACGTAACTCCCCCCCATGGATATTGTACTGTTTTGTTAGTAAACGTTCTGTAATCAAATTGTATTGGTCTTCTCCTGCACAATATAGGCAACAAACCATTTAATCCAAATCCTGCACAAAAAGCCACATTCGATTTCTCGAATGCAGCTCTAAGCCTTAAATCACTTTTTGGAATATACAATTTTCTTGATACTGTCGATGGACAAACAAAATTGCTCTATGAGTTGGTCAATGGACATGCCCGCAGCGAATAACTGGCGGATTTCATCGTTCCTTTGCTTCAAAACCATCCGGCTGCCTGAATTCTCGCCCCACTTTTGATGGGCTTCCTTCGGTTTGGGGATATACACCAACCCACCAGGGATGTGGCGCTGGATCTCCTTTAGCAATGATTCCGGAAAAACCGTATCTGCATTAACATATTTCATATTTGCTCCGCTCCTTAAAAGTTAAGATCTTTAAGGCAGCAGAGTCAACCGATGAACACTTGTTATACGCATTATACTAATGTGGCGGAAATGGAATTCAAGCTCTATACAAACAACCGCCGTTGTTCATCGCATGGACTCTGCATAGA from Paenibacillus sp. JNUCC-31 includes:
- a CDS encoding CD3324 family protein — translated: MKYVNADTVFPESLLKEIQRHIPGGLVYIPKPKEAHQKWGENSGSRMVLKQRNDEIRQLFAAGMSIDQLIEQFCLSIDSIKKIVYSKK
- a CDS encoding GNAT family N-acetyltransferase is translated as MKIDVQIAHNHEAYIIKNMYPLYLHDLSGHYGLDAEHIPNQHGIFEMGDDYKTLQDQYDVQNIWWEKPNVLYTFLIRVDGVPAGFVFVANAPHCSADTDFFVHEFFLMQPFRGMGIAENAAKEVFRRFQGRWEIFTNPSEKNRVGQHFWRKTVSDYTQGNYMELKDQTHDGEKLIFRFSNQ
- a CDS encoding AbfB domain-containing protein; translated protein: MFGLHPERTSAASVTITNGSDWLDTAGNPIQANSGNILKVGSTYYWYGEHAVSGKFDSVNVYTSTDLKNWTFSNAILTKDSATELASSKIERPKVIYNAATKQYVLWAHYENGTDYNLGRVAVATSSTPNGKFTYEGSFRPLDYESRDMTVFVDTDGTGYLITASRKNGGANDTMAIFKMNASYTGVEAFVGWQFENAYREAPAVVKKGNRYYLFTSQAAGWYPNQGAYATASSMTGTWSALTPYGNPSAFGSQIHDIATITGSSTTSYIYMGDRWNPLNLGEHKHIWLPLTLNDSNGTASLEWYKEWNIDAVTGTVTPPALVNHAQGKTATAISTASGSSASHVNDGNYQTSWAASSNTWPAWWQVDFGAPKTITEIDISWFMYKGSEGYYKYKMEISNDGVNYSTLDRTSNTTYGFTTDAVHFTARYVRINMVNAVLWNNPGNWYTPTLHEVKMLGPATPDATNYSRFSSFNYPDRYIRHSNFTARIDTNVSPVLDSQFRVVPGLASSTGISLESINFPGYFLKRNASNKIVLEAYTDTPAYKGDATFLSSPGWADSTKVSLQSYSQPGYYIRHYDYVLQLDAINASSSATVKGDATFGRSDF
- a CDS encoding endonuclease/exonuclease/phosphatase family protein, with protein sequence MTWNMQGKDSKDPDKMGNKMSALKNWLFSGAVENPVICLQECGKLDEFKQLRPISPKSSVSAGDIRFSSRQVMFVVYYEAEVDNNRTNLAIVTRADLATGNVEAIFPPPRQSGLRSVVGMEIAHTGGLYIYSQHAPSSNPKFASRYTRLMLPKIRKSQWIYAGDFNCEPSELDQGTGDWKQDWIVTAGSEQTQISGGKLDYVVSRNILSTPGNGIRWIRGIPGKADNFASDHYVQYFEVTLK
- a CDS encoding glycosyltransferase family protein, encoding MTYGYLLRDADLDKPRVLVVGQGGNATGYARVLESLAGYLKDDFDLVYFAISDYGDVSRDTTWKLEINQMLGDKYGCLQLPGLLRKYRPDLVLMCDDFGFYELHEEAFRHYEGITVVYCPIDTPVDSSRLKALSYANVVVTYTHFGFNMVSQAFEQERSRGVHVGSPRMYILPHGVETSQFYPLTSQPLQKQGLTRERRHARKFMFPDRPELQDAFIVLNANRNGQRKRVDITLEAFAEFAQGKPDVYLYLHMGMRDCGVDVLKLASEYGIMDRLLTTTRARQRPRTNEIDLNLIYNSADVGLNTSSGEGWGLVAFEHAATGAAQVVPDHSACGELWRAEGICIPSKPETGNMPVVSAKATAQVLEELYTSPVYLEDRSWQAYQYATSPEWRWQEIAKRWKQLFDQELQRLEGKTH
- a CDS encoding DEAD/DEAH box helicase — encoded protein: MSKQQFKDYGLGEEIVKALDSLGYETPTEVQTNVIPVALENKDLVVKSQTGSGKTAAYGIPVCELVDWNENKPQALILTPTRELALQVNEDITNIGRFKRIKATPLYGQSPFHVQKAELKQRTHVAVGTPGRVLDHIERGTLPLDRISYLVIDEADEMLNMGFIETVQSIIQALPSERVTMLFSATFPEDVAKLSRKYMNNPVEIEIKASGLTTATIEHAVIHVPEVNKTALLQDLFIVENPDSCIVFCRTQENVDKLFRVMADLDYPADRIHGGMEQDERIEVMNAFRRGQFRYLIATDVAARGIDITNITHVINYDIPLEKEGYVHRTGRTGRAGKTGKAFTFVTPKDGRRLAEIESYIGFAIPVVKAPSEDAVDRRREEFEKRLKIVPERKKDKREQLNQQIMKLNFNGGKKKKLRAVDFVGTIAKIEGVTADDIGIITILDNVTDVEILNGKGPLVLEVMQNTTIKKMQLKVRKGHK
- a CDS encoding MAC/perforin domain-containing protein; the encoded protein is MGKIENTEQTPIMSQANALAQGMNIYGTRDVSSFIKLLVSPAKAAVKTVTFLGKDYEVPEYVNLIQDTETYDEGGAFRTREEVQNSLAAHVGIQGSYGAFSGEMALDYSGEFNKNSQYAYAYRNFYAEAATLQFQYDARFLSDEFNERLNELPYELSDENLDVFSSFFNDFGMYFTNKIVLGGSLQFYTAVSVEGLSNVQEISAMMKAQYEALFSSGSLDAGVKNSSAWKQYASHSSTTVRAHGGNPSEVTDLTLINPLEPGENTVNLFRKWVDSVSSEPAIIDFTLEGIWQICGKKRQAVQAAWEKYARSMHPHLAIGTRSRGITWPIEDKAIVPDIYIGSVPYEPSSGQPDGPAGYQVVILDSSNLSHVLLDRYYTVPKEQGWVTTYHVLFDQMKQDIQGKLDTAGNILIISSFGIDSGMSPTPDIVGMLRSAGAGEQLNYWLKEHQESQGPGNSWVSYPSNYMLVGIFGNGPGTGIEFYDYNTLETAQLNVYLYREIYSGNYTLGLGEM
- a CDS encoding macrolide 2'-phosphotransferase, with amino-acid sequence MTKSNVNEHLEFQKELSSLAEQNGLQIAGKSMKINESGMDFRVAFATDKQGQQWILRQPRREDVWERAENERKVLDVVKGCLPVEVPEWRIFTPELIAYPLLDGEPIAVVDPAGGGYAWRFPQESLSDDFFDSLAASLVALHNIDPDEAVKGGVRSKTPTEAREAFAANIEEIKQSFEVPDQLASRWEAWLTTDSYWPEHSTFNHGDLHPPHIIVDDAQRVTGLIDWTEAEIADPGKDFVIYYALFEEEGLRDLLKRYEKAGGRTWPRMLEHIREQWAAYPAIVARFALITGEESNMEMARGMLASWDVKRD